The proteins below come from a single Jaculus jaculus isolate mJacJac1 chromosome X, mJacJac1.mat.Y.cur, whole genome shotgun sequence genomic window:
- the Hcfc1 gene encoding host cell factor 1 isoform X4 encodes MASAVSPANLPAVLLQPRWKRVVGWSGPVPRPRHGHRAVAIKELIVVFGGGNEGIVDELHVYNTATNQWFIPAVRGDIPPGCAAYGFVCDGTRLLVFGGMVEYGKYSNDLYELQASRWEWKRLKAKTPKNGPPPCPRLGHSFSLVGNKCYLFGGLANDSEDPKNNIPRYLNDLYILELRPGSGVVAWDIPITYGVLPPPRESHTAVVYTEKDNKKSKLVIYGGMSGCRLGDLWTLDIETLTWNKPSLSGVAPLPRSLHSATTIGNKMYVFGGWVPLVMDDVKVATHEKEWKCTNTLACLNLDTMAWETILMDTLEDNIPRARAGHCAVAINTRLYIWSGRDGYRKAWNNQVCCKDLWYLETEKPPPPARVQLVRANTNSLEVSWGAVATADSYLLQLQKYDIPATAATATSPTPNPVPSVPANPPKSPAPAAAAPAVQPLTQVGITLLPQAAAAPPSTTTIQVLPTVPGSSISVPAAARTQGVPAVLKVTGPQATTGTPLVTMRPASQAGKAPVTVTSLPASVRMVVPTQSAQGTVIGSNPQMSGMAALAAAAAATQKIPPSSAPTVLSVPAGTTIVKTVAVTPGTTTLPAAVKVASSPVMVSNPATRMLKTAAAQVGTSVSSAANTSTRPIITVHKSGTVTVAQQAQVVTTVVGGVTKTITLVKSPISVPGGSALISNLGKVMSVVQTKPVQTSAVTGQASTGPVTQIIQTKGPLPAGTILKLVTSADGKPTTIITTTQASGAGTKPTILGISSVSPSTTKPGTTTIIKTIPMSAIITQAGATGVTSSAGIKSPITIITTKVMTSGTGAPAKIITAVPKIATGHGQQGVTQVVLKGAPGQPGTILRTVPMSNVRLVNPVTVSAVKPAVTTLVVKGTTGVTTLGTVTGTVSTSLAGAGAHSTSASLATPITTLGTIATLSSQVINPTAITVSAAQTTLTAAGGLTTPTITMQPVSQPTQVTLITAPSGVEAQPVHDLPVSILASPTTEQPTATVTIADSGQGDVQPGTVTLVCSNPPCETHETGTTNTATTTVVANLGGHPQPTQVQFVCDRQEAAASLVTSAVGQQNGSVVRVCSNPPCETHETGTTNTATTATSNLAGQHGCSNPPCETHETGTTSTATTAMSSMGTGQQREARRASSTPTVVRINVAPGALERAQGSVKPQCPTSVTSATMTVLATGTQCSAGPLLRPSVALDAGAHSPAFVQLALPSGRVRLSGPSNKDMPTGRQLETQHTYTTNTPTTARSVMGTGELGVARAVATPTYDSLQTSSPSTTMTVTALEALLCPSATVTQVCSNPPCETHETGTTNTATTSNAGSAQRVCSNPPCETHETGTTHTATTATSNGGAGQPEGGQQPPAGRPCETHQTTSTGTTMSVSVGALLPDATPSHGTLESGLEAAAAPTVASQAGSALLAPFPTQRVCSNPPCETHETGTTHTATTVTSNMSSNQDPPPAASDQGEVESTQGDSANITSSSAITTTVPSTLQRAVTTVTQSTPVPGPSVPPPEELQVTPGPRQQLPPRQLLQSASTPLMGESTEVLSTSQTPELQAAVDLSSTGDPSSGQEPASSAVVATVVVQPPPPTQSEVDQLSLPQELMAEAQAGTTTLMVTGLTPEELAVTAAAEAAAQAAATEEAQALAIQAVLQAAQQAVMGTGEPMDTSEAAAAVTQAELGHLSAEGQEGQATTIPIVLTQQELAALVQQQQQLQEAQAQAQHQHHLPTEALAPADSLNDPTIESNCLNELAAAVPSTVALLPSTATESLAPSNTFVAPQPVVVASPAKLQAAATLTEVANGIESLGVKPDLPPPPSKAPVKKENQWFDVGVIKGTNVMVTHYFLPQDDAVPSDDDSGTIPDYNQLKKQELQPGTAYKFRVAGINACGRGPFSEISAFKTCLPGFPGAPCAIKISKSPDGAHLTWEPPSVTSGKIIEYSVYLAIQSSQAGGEPKSSTPAQLAFMRVYCGPSPSCLVQSSSLSNAHIDYTTKPAIIFRIAARNEKGYGPATQVRWLQETSKDSSGTKPASKRPMSSPEMKSAPKKSKADGQ; translated from the exons ATGGCCTCGGCCGTGTCGCCCGCCAACTTGCCGGCGGTGCTCCTGCAGCCCCGCTGGAAGCGAGTGGTGGGCTGGTCGGGACCTGTGCCCCGACCCCGCCACGGCCACCGCGCCGTGGCCATCAAGGAGCTCATCGTAGTGTTTGGCGGCGGCAACGAAGGGATCGTGGACGAACTGCACGTGTACAACACTG CGACCAACCAgtggttcatcccagcagtgagaGGGGACATCCCTCCAGGGTGTGCAGCCTATGGCTTCGTGTGTGATGGTACTCGCCTGCTGGTGTTTGGTGGGATGGTGGAGTATGGGAAATACAGCAATGACCTCTACGAGCTCCAG GCAAGTCGCTGGGAATGGAAGAGACTCAAAGCAAAGACACCCAAAAATGGGCCCCCTCCTTGTCCTCGGCTTGGGCACAGCTTCTCCCTTGTAGGCAACAAATGTTATCTGTTTGGGGGTCTGGCCAATGATAGTGAGGACCCCAAGAACAACATTCCAAG GTACCTAAATGACTTATATATCCTGGAACTACGGCCAGGCTCTGGAGTGGTCGCCTGGGACATCCCCATCACTTACGGGGTCCTGCCCCCGCCCCGGGAGTCACATACTGCTGTGGTCTATACTGAAAAAGACAACAAGAAATCTAAGCTGGTGATCTATGGAGGGATGAGTGGCTGTAGGCTAGGTGACCTCTGGACCCTGGACATCG AAACTCTGACATGGAATAAGCCCAGCCTCAGTGGGGTGGCGCCCCTTCCTCGTAGTCTGCACTCTGCAACCACCATAGGAAACAA aATGTATGTGTTTGGTGGCTGGGTGCCTCTCGTCATGGATGATGTCAAAGTGGCCACACACGAGAAGGAGTGGAAGTGTACCAACACGCTGGCTTGTCTCAACCTGG ATACCATGGCCTGGGAGACCATCCTGATGGACACCCTGGAGGACAACATTCCCCGTGCTCGAGCGGGCCACTGTGCAGTTGCTATTAACACCCGCCTGTACATTTGGAGTGGGCGTGATGGCTATCGCAAGGCCTGGAACAACCAGGTCTGCTGCAAGGACCTGTGGTACCTAGAGACAG AAAAGCCACCACCTCCAGCCCGGGTTCAGCTGGTACGAGCCAATACCAATTCACTGGAGGTTAGCTGGGGGGCAGTTGCAACAGCCGACAGTTACCTTCTGCAGCTCCAAAAATATGACATTCCTGCCACGGCTGCTACTGCCACCTCCCCCACACCCAATCCAGTCCCATCTGTGCCTGCCAACCCTCCCAAGAGCCCTGCGCCAGCAGCAGCTGCACCTGCTGTGCAGCCACTGACCCAAGTAGGCATCACGCTCCTGCCCCAGGCTGCTGCTGCACCTCCGAGCACCACCACCATCCAGGTCTTGCCGACAGTGCCAGGCAGCTCCATTTCTGTGCCTGCTGCGGCCAGAACTCAAG GTGTCCCTGCTGTTCTTAAAGTGACTGGTCCTCAGGCTACAACAGGAACTCCACTGGTCACCATGCGACCTGCTAGCCAGGCTGGAAAAGCCCCTGTCACTGTGACCTCCCTGCCTGCCAGCGTGCGAATGGTTGTGCCCACACAGAGTGCCCAGGGGACG GTGATTGGCAGCAACCCACAGATGAGTGGGATGGCTGCActagctgctgctgccgctgccaccCAGAAGATCCCtccttcctcagcacccacggtGCTAAGTGTCCCAGCAGGCACTACCATTGTCAAGACTGTGGCTGTGACACCTGGCACAACCACCCTTCCAGCCGCTGTGAAGGTGGCCTCCTCGCCTGTCATG GTGAGCAACCCAGCCACTCGCATGTTGAAGACTGCAGCTGCCCAGGTGGGGACCTCTGTGTCCTCAGCTGCCAACACATCTACCCGTCCTATCATCACGGTACACAAGTCGGGGACTGTGACAGTGGCCCAGCAAGCCCAGGTGGTGACCACAGTGGTAGGTGGAGTTACCAAGACCATCACCCTGGTGAAGAGCCCCATCTCTGTCCCAGGAGGCAGTGCTCTG ATTTCCAATCTGGGAAAAGTGATGTCAGTGGTCCAGACCAAACCAGTTCAGACTTCAGCTGTCACAGGCCAAGCATCTACAGGCCCTGTGACTCAGATCATCCAG ACCAAAGGGCCGCTGCCAGCAGGGACAATCCTGAAGCTGGTAACTTCAGCAGATGGCAAgcccaccaccatcatcaccaccacacaGGCTAGTGGGGCAGGGACCAAGCCCACCATCTTGGGCATCAGCAGCGTCTCCCCcagcaccaccaaacctggcacaACCACGATCATCAAGACCATCCCCATGTCAGCCATTATCACCCAGGCAGGGGCCACAG GTGTGACAAGCAGTGCTGGCATCAAGTCACCCATCACCATTATTACCACCAAAGTGATGACTTCAGGAACTGGAGCACCTGCCAAAATCATTACTGCAGTCCCCAAGATTGCCACTGGCCATGGACAACAAGGAGTGACTCAG GTGGTGCTAAAGGGGGCCCCTGGACAGCCAGGCACCATCCTCCGCACTGTGCCCATGAGCAACGTTCGCCTGGTCAACCCTGTCACCGTCTCCGCTGTCAAGCCAGCCGTCACCACATTGGTTGTGAAGGGCACCACAG GTGTCACGACCCTAGGCACAGTGACGGGCACCGTCTCTACCAGCCTTGCAGGAGCTGGGGCTCATAGTACCAGTGCCTCCCTGGCTACACCCATCACCACCTTGGGCACAATTGCTACTCTGTCAAGCCAGGTGATCAACCCCACCGCCATCACAGTGTCAGCTGCCCAGACCACCCTGACAGCTGCTGGTGGGCTTACCACGCCCACCATCACTATGCAG CCTGTATCTCAGCCTACGCAGGTAACTCTGATCACAGCACCCAGCGGGGTCGAGGCCCAGCCTGTGCATGACCTTCCTGTGTCCATTCTGGCCTCACCTACTACGGAACAGCCCACAGCCACAGTCACCATTGCCGACTCAGGTCAGGGTGATGTGCAGCCTGGTACTGTGACACTGGTGTGCTCCAACCCTCCCTGCGAGACCCACGAGACAGGCACCACCAACACAGCCACTACCACCGTTGTGGCTAACCTTGGGGGACATCCCCAGCCTACCCAGGTGCAGTTTGTCTGTGATAGACAGGAGGCTGCTGCTTCTCTTGTGACCTCAGCTGTGGGGCAGCAGAACGGCAGTGTGGTCCGCGTCTGCTCCAACCCCCCCTGCGAGACCCACGAGACCGGCACCACCAACACTGCCACCACAGCCACCTCCAACCTGGCCGGGCAGCATGGCTGCTCCAACCCTCCCTGCGAGACGCACGAGACAGGCACCACCAGCACTGCCACCACAGCCATGTCCAGCATGGGCACCGGGCAGCAGAGAGAGGCCCGTCGTGCCTCTAGCACCCCCACGGTGGTGCGGATCAATGTTGCTCCTGGGGCATTGGAGAGAGCCCAAGGTTCTGTCAAACCACAGTGCCCGACCAGTGTGACCAGTGCCACCATGACTGTGCTGGCCACTGGGACCCAGTGCTCAGCTGGCCCACTGCTCAGGCCAAGTGTGGCACTGGATGCTGGGGCCCACAGCCCTGCCTTTGTGCAGCTGGCCCTTCCAAGTGGCAGAGTCAGGCTAAGTGGCCCCAGCAACAAGGACATGCCCACAGGGCGCCAGCTGGAGACCCAGCACACTTACACAACCAACACCCCAACTACCGCCCGCTCtgtcatgggcactggggagctgggtgtggctcGGGCGGTTGCCACACCTACATATGATAGCCTCCAGACCAGCTCTCCCAGCACCACCATGACTGTGACAGCCCTAGAGGCGCTGCTGTGCCCCTCTGCTACCGTGACCCAAGTCTGCTCCAACCCACCATGTGAGACCCATGAGACAGGCACCACCAACACCGCCACTACCTCCAACGCAGGCAGCGCCCAGCGGGTGTGCTCAAACCCACCTTGTGAGACTCATGAGACGGGCACCACACATACTGCCACCACTGCCACCTCAAACGGGGGTGCGGGCCAGCCTGAGGGTGGACAACAGCCTCCTGCTGGCCGCCCCTGTGAGACACACCAGACCACTTCCACCGGCACCACCATGTCAGTCAGCGTGGGTGCCCTGCTTCCTGATGCCACTCCTTCCCATGGGACCCTGGAGTCTGGCTTGGAGGCAGCTGCAGCGCCCACTGTCGCCTCCCAGGCTGGTTCCGCATTGTTGGCTCCTTTCCCAACACAGAGGGTGTGCTCCAACCCTCCTTGCGAAACCCACGAGACAGGCACCACGCACACGGCCACCACCGTCACCTCCAACATGAGCTCAAACCAAG ATCCCCCACCAGCTGCCAGTGATCAGGGAGAGGTGGAGAGCACGCAGGGTGACAGCGCAAACATCACCAGCTCCAGTGCCATCACGACAACTGTACCCTCCACGCTGCAGCGAGCCGTGACCACTGTGACACAGTCTACACCAGTCCCAGGCCCCTCTGTGCCG CCCCCAGAGGAACTCCAGGTCACACCGGGACCTCGCCAGCAGCTGCCACCACGGCAACTCCTCCAGTCGGCCTCCACACCCCTGATGGGGGAGTCCACTGAGGTCCTATCAACCTCCCAGACCCCTGAGCTCCAGGCCGCCGTGGATCTGAGCAGTACAGGGGACCCATCTTCAGGCCAGGAGCCTGCCAGCTCTGCTGTTGTGGCCACTGTGGTGGTCCAGCCACCCCCTCCCACCCAGTCCGAAGTAGACCAGTTATCACTTCCCCAGGAGCTTATGGCTGAAGCCCAGGCAGGCACCACAACCCTCATGGTGACAGGGCTCACCCCAGAGGAGCTGGCAGTGACTGCTGCCGCGGAAGCAGCTGCTCAGGCTGCAGCCACAGAGGAGGCCCAAGCCCTGGCCATCCAGGCGGTGCTGCAGGCAGCGCAGCAGGCCGTCATGG GTACTGGGGAGCCCATGGACACATCTGAGGCAGCGGCTGCTGTGACACAGGCAGAACTGGGTCACCTTTCAGCTGAGGGCCAAGAGGGCCAGGCCACCACCATACCCATCGTGCTGACACAGCAGGAACTGGCCGCCTtggtacagcagcagcagcaactgcaggaggcccaggcccaggcccagcaccAGCACCACCTTCCCACTGAGGCCCTGGCTCCGGCTGACAGCCTCAATGACCCCACCATCGAGAGCAACTGTCTGAATGAGCTGGCTGCTGCTGTTCCCAGTACTGTGGCCCTGCTACCCTCCACGGCCACTGAGA gcctggCTCCGTCCAACACGTTTGTAGCCCCTCAGCCAGTTGTGGTAGCCAGCCCAGCAAAGCTGCAGGCTGCAGCTACCCTGACTGAAGTGGCCAATGGGATCGAGTCCCTGGGTGTG AAGCCAGACTTGCCACCCCCACCCAGTAAAGCACCTGTGAAAAAAGAGAACCAATGGTTTGATGTGGGGGTCATTAAGGGCACCAATGTAATGGTGACACACTATTTCCTGCCACAAGATGATGCTGTTCCATCAGAT